The proteins below are encoded in one region of Cololabis saira isolate AMF1-May2022 chromosome 11, fColSai1.1, whole genome shotgun sequence:
- the ppwd1 gene encoding peptidylprolyl isomerase domain and WD repeat-containing protein 1 has translation MAACEKDVDLKRKAVEDEGKYGGGEKAKAPKAKKPKEGEGEEEDWVGPVPVDTSTKKKPNDEEGEEEEWVGPMPSEASTAKKRKVLEYERVYLGNLPSAAMYERSYMHRDLITHLVCSKTDFIITASQDGHVKFWKKMEDEGIEFVKHFRSHLGVIESIAVSAEGALLCSVGDDLAMKVFDVVNFDMINMLKLGFHPGQSEWIYNPGDAICTVACSEKSTGKIFVYDGRGSNEPLHVFDKMHSSPLAQIRLNPKFRVIVSADKAGMLEYWTGLPNEFKFPKHVDWEYKTDTDLYEFAKHKTYPTSLVFSPDGKRMATIASDRKVRIFRFLTGKLTRVFDESLTMFTELQQMRQQLPDMEFGRRMAVERELEKVDGIRLMNIVFDETGHFVLYGTMLGIKVVNVETNRCVRILGKLENIRVVQLCLFQGVAKAMQVAPTVEMKASDNPALQNVEPDPTVFCTAFKKNRFYMFTKREPEDTKSAESDRDIFNEKPSKDEVMAATQAEGPKRVSDSAIIHTTMGDIHIKLFPVECPKTVENFCVHSRNGYYNGHIFHRVIKSFMIQTGDPTGTGMGGESIWGGEFEDEFHSTLRHDRPYTVSMANGGPGTNGSQFFITVVPTPWLDNKHTVFGRCTKGMEAVQRISNVKVNPKTDKPYEDISIINITIK, from the exons ATGGCGGCGTGTGAAAAAGATGTAGATTTGAAAAGGAAAGCTGTGGAAGATGAAGGTAAATACGGAGGTGGAGAAAAGGCAAAAGCCCCAAAGGCAAAGAAGCCAAAAG AAGGGGAAGGAGAAGAGGAAGACTGGGTCGGACCGGTGCCAGTCGACACTTCAACGAAGAAGAAGCCAAACG ATGAGGAAGGAGAAGAGGAAGAGTGGGTCGGACCGATGCCAAGCGAAGCTTCAACGGCGAAGAAGCGAAAAG ttctgGAATACGAGCGTGTTTACCTGGGCAATCTGCCCTCGGCTGCCATGTATGAACGCAGCTACATGCACAGAGACCTCATCACCCATTTGGTTTGCTCGAA GACAGACTTTATCATCACCGCCAGCCAGGATGGTCATGTCAAATTTTGGAAGAAGATGGAGGACGAGGGAATCGAGTTTGTGAAACATTTCAGATCTCACCTTG gtgTGATTGAAAGCATTGCAGTCAGCGCCGAAGGAGCGCTCCTCTGCTCTGTTGGTGATGATCTGGCCATGAAAGTATTTGATGTCGTCAACTTTGACATGATCAACATGCTGAAGTTGGG CTTCCATCCAGGCCAGTCCGAGTGGATCTACAATCCCGGGGATGCTATCTGCACCGTGGCTTGTTCAGAGAAATCCACGGGGAAGATCTTTGTGTATGACGGACGGGGAAGCAACGAGCCACTTCATGTCTTTGATAAGATGCACTCTTCACCACTGGCCCAAATTCGCTTGAATCCTAAGTTCAGAGTCATTGTGTCTGCTGACAAAGCAGGAATGTTGGAATACTGGACAGGGCTTCCAAATGAATTCAAGTTCCCCAAGCATGTGGACTGGGAATACAAAACGGACACTGACTTGTACGAATTCGCAAAACACAAAACGTATCCAACGAGCCTCGTCTTCTCCCCCGATGGGAAGAGGATGGCCACCATCGCCTCTGACCGGAAAGTTCGTATCTTCCGTTTCCTAACAGGAAAACTGACGAGAGTGTTTGATGAATCGTTGACG ATGTTCACAGAGTTGCAGCAGATGAGGCAGCAGCTGCCCGACATGGAGTTCGGGAGGCGGATGGCGGTGGAGAGAGAACTGGAGAAGGTGGACGGCATCCGGCTGATGAATATCGTGTTTGACGAGACCGGACACTTTGTCCTGTACGGGACCATGCTGGGCATCAAAGTCGTCAACGTGGAAACCAACAG ATGTGTTCGGATCCTGGGGAAGCTGGAGAACATCCGTGTGGTCCAGCTGTGTCTGTTCCAGGGTGTTGCAAAGGCCATGCAAGTCGCGCCAACAGTAGAGATGAAGGCCTCCGACAACCCGGCCCTCCAGAATGTGGAGCCCGACCCCACCGTCTTCTGCACCGCGTTTAAGAAGAACCGCTTCTACATG ttCACAAAGAGAGAACCGGAGGACACGAAGAGTGCGGAATCGgacagggacatcttcaacgaGAAACCCTCGAAGGACGAGGTGATGGCCGCCACTCAGGCTGAAGGCCCCAAGAGGGTGTCTGATAGCGCCATCATCCACACCACCATGGGAGACATCCACATCAAGCTCTTCCCTGTCGA aTGCCCAAAAACGGTAGAGAACTTCTGCGTCCACAGCAGGAACGGCTACTACAACGGCCACATATTCCACAGAGTTATTAAG AGCTTTATGATCCAGACTGGAGACCCCACTGGTACGGGCATGGGAGGAGAAAGCATCTGGGGAGGAGAGTTCGAGGACGAGTTCCACTCCACGCTGAGACACGACCGCCCGTACACAGTCAGCATGGCGAACGGAGGCCCCGGCACCAACGGATCGCAGTTCTTCATCACCGTGGTTCCAACT CCCTGGCTCGATAACAAGCACACCGTATTTGGACGGTGCACCAAAGGCATGGAGGCGGTCCAGAGGATCTCCAACGTCAAAGTTAACCCCAAGACTGACAAACCGTACGAAGACATCAGTATCATCAACATCACAATTAAATGA
- the trim23 gene encoding E3 ubiquitin-protein ligase TRIM23: MAAAAAGINKHGAAATMEPCLRHGRGSSGSTVKVLECGVCEDVFSLQGDKVPRLLLCGHTVCHDCLTRLPLHGRAVRCPFDRQVTELGDSGVWGLKKNFALLELLERLQNGATNQSGIAEDALKGMGECIIRCDEDENHTASMYCTVCATHLCAECSQLTHSTRTLAKHRRVPLADKPHEKMLCPQHQVHAIEFVCLEEACQSGPLMCCVCKEYGKHQGHKHALLETEANHIRASILDMAHCIRTFTEEVSEYSRKLVGIVQQIEGGEHIVEDGIGMAHTEHVPGTAESARSCVRAYFADLHETLCRQEEMALSVVDAHVRERLIWLRQQQEDMTILLSQVSTACLHCEKTLQQDDCRVVLAKQEINCLLETLQKQQHQFTELADHIQLDAGIPVTFTKDNRVHIGPKMEIRVVTLGLDGAGKTTILFKLKQDEFMQPIPTIGFNVETVEYKNLKFTIWDVGGKHKLRPLWKHYYLNTQAVVFVIDSCHRDRLMEAHSELAKLLTEKELRDALLLIFANKQDVPGVVSVEEMTELLSLHKLCCGRSWHIQGCDARSGMGLHEGLDWLSRQLVAAGVLDVA, from the exons ATGGCCGCTGCCGcagcaggaataaacaagcacGGCGCCGCAGCGACGATGGAGCCCTGTCTGCGCCATGGCAGGGGGAGCAGTGGCAGCACCGTCAAG GTGCTGGAGTGCGGCGTGTGCGAAGACGTGTTCTCCCTCCAGGGCGACAAGGTTCCCCGTCTTCTCCTCTGCGGCCACACGGTGTGCCACGACTGTCTGACACGGCTGCCCCTCCACGGCAGGGCTGTCCGCTGCCCCTTCGACAGACAGGTCACCGAGCTAG GGGACTCTGGAGTTTGGGGTCTCAAGAAGAACTTCGCTCTGCTGGAGCTGTTGGAGCGTCTCCAGAACGGAGCCACCAACCAGTCGGGAATAGCCGAGGATGCCCTGAAAGGCATGGGGGAA TGTATAATCCGGTGCGACGAGGACGAGAATCACACGGCCTCCATGTACTGCACCGTGTGCGCCACCCACCTGTGCGCTGAGTGCTCTCAGCTCACCCACTCCACTCGCACGCTGGCCAAACACCGCCGCGTCCCTTTGGCTGATAAGCCTCATGAGAAGATGCTCTGTCCACAACACCAGGTCCACGCCATCGAGTTTGTGTGTCTGGAGGAAGCCTGTCAGTCTGGCCCCCTTATGTGCTGCGTGTGCAAAGAGTACGGCAAGCACCAGGGACATAAG CATGCTCTTCTTGAGACTGAAGCCAATCATATCCGTGCATCCATCCTGGACATGGCCCACTGCATCCGGACCTTCACGGAAGAGGTGTCCGAGTACTCGAGGAAGCTGGTGGGCATCGTGCAGCAAATAGAGGGCGGCGAGCACATAGTGGAGGACGGCATAGGAATGGCGCACACGGAACAC GTCCCTGGAACCGCAGAGAGCGCACGTTCCTGCGTCCGAGCTTACTTCGCCGACCTGCACGAGACTCTGTGTCGGCAGGAGGAGATGGCGCTGAGCGTGGTGGACGCTCACGTCCGGGAGAGGCTCATCTGGCTgaggcagcagcaggaggacATGACCATCCTGCTGTCTCAGGTCTCCACTGCCTGCCTGCACTGCGAGAAAACTCTTCAGCAG GATGATTGCAGAGTCGTCCTGGCGAAGCAGGAGATCAACTGTTTGCTGGAGACACTTcagaagcagcagcaccagTTCACCGAGCTGGCGGATCACATTCAGTTGGACGCCGGCATCCCGGTCACCTTCACTAAG GACAACCGGGTCCACATTGGTCCGAAGATGGAGATCCGTGTTGTGACTCTTGGGCTTGACGGGGCTGGAAAAACCACCATCCTGTTCAAGCTGAAGCAGGATGAGTTCATGCAGCCCATCCCGACCATTG GTTTTAATGTGGAGACAGTGGAATATAAGAACTTGAAGTTCACTATCTGGGATGTTGGTGGAAAGCATAAGCTCCGGCCTCTCTGGAAACACTATTATCTGAACACCCAAG CGGTGGtgtttgtgattgacagctgccaCAGGGACAGACTCATGGAGGCCCACAGCGAGCTGGCTAAACTACTGACTGAGAAAGAGCTGCGGGACGCCCTGTTGCTCATCTTTGCAAACAAGCAG GACGTTCCTGGCGTCGTGTCCGTGGAGGAGATGACAGAACTGCTGAGCCTGCACAAGCTGTGCTGTGGGAGGAGCTGGCACATTCAAGGCTGCGATGCCCGCAGCGGGATGGGCCTCCATGAGGGGCTGGATTGGCTCTCCAGACAGCTGGTGGCCGCTGGGGTCCTGGATGTGGCGTAA
- the mzt2b gene encoding mitotic-spindle organizing protein 2 isoform X1, producing the protein MSQQPPPTCPAAPDSPALVVTSNVQKYAIKKKKVLNPEETELFDLTEAAGISVDQEVFKIIVDLLKMNVAPQAVFQTLKAMCAGQRVTESCGGETSTASHTTSVNTAPTEAREEESLVSGKSPKLPAAPPSASGPRATKVNTKIAVYGPQDASSPHSQAMRSKGGASHSDKSRETSGQRVQRQPSATRGQKTKSSGSSSSSSQINST; encoded by the exons ATGTCTCAACAACCCCCACCGACGTGTCCAGCCGCCCCCGACTCCCCCGCGCTGGTAGTCACATCTAATGTTCAGAAATATGccataaagaagaagaaagtccTCAATCCCGAGGAGACTGAGCTGTTTGACCTGACGGAGGCTGCAGGCATCTCTGTGGACCAGGAGGTCTTCAA GATTATAGTGGACCTACTGAAGATGAACGTGGCCCCGCAGGCGGTATTCCAGACCCTGAAGGCCATGTGTGCAGGTCAGAGGGTCACAGAAAGCTGTGGAGGAGAAACATCGACTGCCTCCCACACAACAAGTGTGAACACAGCACCCACAGAGGCCAGAG AAGAGGAGTCTTTGGTCTCTGGGAAGAGCCCTAAGCTTCCCGCGGCTCCCCCCTCAGCGTCGGGCCCCAGAGCCACAAAGGTCAACACTAAGATTGCGGTCTACGGCCCCCAAGATGCTAGCTCTCCTCACTCCCAAG CGATGCGCAGTAAAGGGGGTGCGAGCCACAGCGACAAGAGCAGAGAGACCTCCGGCCAGCGGGTGCAGCGGCAGCCCAGTGCCACCAGAGGGCAGAAGACCAAGAGCtccggcagcagcagctcctcctcgCAGATCAACTCCACATAA
- the mzt2b gene encoding mitotic-spindle organizing protein 2 isoform X2: protein MSQQPPPTCPAAPDSPALVVTSNVQKYAIKKKKVLNPEETELFDLTEAAGISVDQEVFKIIVDLLKMNVAPQAVFQTLKAMCAGQRVTESCGGETSTASHTTSVNTAPTEAREESLVSGKSPKLPAAPPSASGPRATKVNTKIAVYGPQDASSPHSQAMRSKGGASHSDKSRETSGQRVQRQPSATRGQKTKSSGSSSSSSQINST, encoded by the exons ATGTCTCAACAACCCCCACCGACGTGTCCAGCCGCCCCCGACTCCCCCGCGCTGGTAGTCACATCTAATGTTCAGAAATATGccataaagaagaagaaagtccTCAATCCCGAGGAGACTGAGCTGTTTGACCTGACGGAGGCTGCAGGCATCTCTGTGGACCAGGAGGTCTTCAA GATTATAGTGGACCTACTGAAGATGAACGTGGCCCCGCAGGCGGTATTCCAGACCCTGAAGGCCATGTGTGCAGGTCAGAGGGTCACAGAAAGCTGTGGAGGAGAAACATCGACTGCCTCCCACACAACAAGTGTGAACACAGCACCCACAGAGGCCAGAG AGGAGTCTTTGGTCTCTGGGAAGAGCCCTAAGCTTCCCGCGGCTCCCCCCTCAGCGTCGGGCCCCAGAGCCACAAAGGTCAACACTAAGATTGCGGTCTACGGCCCCCAAGATGCTAGCTCTCCTCACTCCCAAG CGATGCGCAGTAAAGGGGGTGCGAGCCACAGCGACAAGAGCAGAGAGACCTCCGGCCAGCGGGTGCAGCGGCAGCCCAGTGCCACCAGAGGGCAGAAGACCAAGAGCtccggcagcagcagctcctcctcgCAGATCAACTCCACATAA
- the mzt2b gene encoding mitotic-spindle organizing protein 2 isoform X3 — MSQQPPPTCPAAPDSPALVVTSNVQKYAIKKKKVLNPEETELFDLTEAAGISVDQEVFKIIVDLLKMNVAPQAVFQTLKAMCAGQRVTESCGGETSTASHTTSVNTAPTEARAMRSKGGASHSDKSRETSGQRVQRQPSATRGQKTKSSGSSSSSSQINST, encoded by the exons ATGTCTCAACAACCCCCACCGACGTGTCCAGCCGCCCCCGACTCCCCCGCGCTGGTAGTCACATCTAATGTTCAGAAATATGccataaagaagaagaaagtccTCAATCCCGAGGAGACTGAGCTGTTTGACCTGACGGAGGCTGCAGGCATCTCTGTGGACCAGGAGGTCTTCAA GATTATAGTGGACCTACTGAAGATGAACGTGGCCCCGCAGGCGGTATTCCAGACCCTGAAGGCCATGTGTGCAGGTCAGAGGGTCACAGAAAGCTGTGGAGGAGAAACATCGACTGCCTCCCACACAACAAGTGTGAACACAGCACCCACAGAGGCCAGAG CGATGCGCAGTAAAGGGGGTGCGAGCCACAGCGACAAGAGCAGAGAGACCTCCGGCCAGCGGGTGCAGCGGCAGCCCAGTGCCACCAGAGGGCAGAAGACCAAGAGCtccggcagcagcagctcctcctcgCAGATCAACTCCACATAA